The following proteins come from a genomic window of Cryptosporangium phraense:
- a CDS encoding polyprenyl synthetase family protein — protein MNTRAAGMDVAPTGTGLLGIEAIEPEFAASVRAGLGQVENALLGAVADADPLVSSAARHLVEAGGKRFRPLLALSAAHFGNHEAPDVVQAAVVAELTHLATLYHDDVMDEAPVRRGAPSANARWTNTIAILTGDYLFARASDLVADLGPDAVRLQARTFARLVTGQIRETAGPAEGADAVEFHLHVLEEKTGSLIATSLQFGAMFSGCGPAITETLTAYGEEIGVAFQLSDDLLDIASTSAESGKTPGTDLREGVPTLAVLHALAGDDPSEARMRELISRPITDDDEVAEALALLRESPAMASARATLAAYAQRARDLLGSLPDVPARRALESLTYYVIDRTS, from the coding sequence ATGAACACGCGCGCAGCAGGGATGGACGTGGCACCCACCGGCACCGGTCTACTCGGCATCGAGGCCATCGAGCCTGAGTTCGCCGCCTCCGTCCGTGCCGGTCTCGGGCAGGTGGAGAACGCGCTACTCGGGGCGGTGGCCGACGCCGACCCGCTGGTGAGCAGCGCGGCCCGCCACCTGGTCGAGGCGGGCGGGAAGCGGTTCCGGCCGCTGCTCGCGCTGTCGGCGGCGCACTTCGGCAACCACGAGGCCCCGGACGTCGTCCAGGCCGCCGTGGTCGCCGAGCTGACCCACCTGGCCACGCTCTACCACGACGACGTCATGGACGAGGCTCCGGTGCGGCGGGGGGCGCCCAGCGCGAACGCGCGTTGGACGAACACGATCGCGATCCTGACCGGCGACTACCTGTTCGCCCGGGCCTCCGACCTGGTCGCCGACCTGGGCCCGGACGCGGTCCGGCTGCAGGCCCGGACGTTCGCCCGGCTGGTGACCGGCCAGATCCGGGAGACCGCCGGCCCGGCCGAGGGCGCCGACGCGGTGGAGTTCCACCTGCACGTGCTGGAGGAGAAGACCGGGTCGCTGATCGCCACGTCGCTGCAGTTCGGCGCGATGTTCTCGGGCTGCGGCCCGGCCATCACCGAGACGCTGACCGCGTACGGCGAGGAGATCGGCGTCGCGTTCCAGCTCTCTGACGACCTGCTCGACATCGCGTCGACGTCGGCCGAGTCGGGCAAGACGCCGGGCACCGACCTGCGGGAGGGCGTCCCGACGCTGGCCGTGCTGCACGCGCTGGCCGGCGACGACCCGTCCGAGGCCCGGATGCGCGAGCTGATCTCCCGGCCGATCACCGACGACGACGAGGTGGCCGAGGCGCTGGCGCTGCTGCGGGAGTCGCCGGCGATGGCGTCGGCCAGAGCGACGCTGGCCGCCTACGCCCAGCGGGCCCGGGACCTGCTCGGTTCGCTGCCCGACGTGCCCGCCCGCCGCGCCTTGGAGTCGCTCACGTACTACGTGATCGACCGGACTAGTTGA
- a CDS encoding sensor domain-containing protein, translating into MSAPTTTESTITYEARRPPPNVILGAWDAGTGRAAGYLALGFITGILGLITFVLVVAFGATFSALIVGVPVLLTVLAVSRGMAEVERRRASILLGTALPVPYPLVSGSIWRRVGQWLAAPSTWRDLLHHLLVFPVTLFSAVVALSFWAAGLGSMTLWTWYWSMPNDRIPLFGFDSEPLFVVDSGSSAMPWVGVGIVLLWVAGWMTKGLARTSVGFTTFLLGASQSGR; encoded by the coding sequence ATGAGCGCGCCGACCACGACCGAGTCCACGATCACCTACGAAGCCCGTCGGCCGCCGCCGAACGTGATACTCGGCGCCTGGGACGCCGGGACCGGTCGTGCCGCCGGCTACCTCGCGCTGGGGTTCATCACCGGGATCCTCGGCCTGATCACGTTCGTCCTCGTGGTGGCGTTCGGCGCGACGTTCTCCGCGCTGATCGTCGGCGTGCCGGTGCTGCTGACCGTGCTGGCGGTCAGCCGCGGGATGGCCGAGGTCGAACGGCGGCGCGCGTCGATCCTGCTCGGCACGGCCCTGCCGGTGCCGTATCCGCTGGTCAGCGGATCGATCTGGCGACGGGTCGGCCAGTGGCTGGCCGCGCCGTCGACGTGGCGCGACCTGCTCCACCACCTGCTGGTGTTCCCGGTGACGCTGTTCTCGGCCGTTGTCGCTCTGAGCTTCTGGGCTGCCGGGCTGGGCTCGATGACGCTGTGGACGTGGTACTGGTCGATGCCGAATGACCGGATCCCGCTGTTCGGGTTCGACTCGGAGCCGCTGTTCGTCGTGGACAGTGGCTCGTCGGCGATGCCGTGGGTGGGCGTCGGGATCGTGCTGCTGTGGGTGGCCGGGTGGATGACGAAGGGGCTGGCCCGGACGAGCGTCGGGTTCACCACGTTCCTGCTGGGGGCGTCCCAGTCAGGCCGTTGA
- a CDS encoding neutral/alkaline non-lysosomal ceramidase N-terminal domain-containing protein, with amino-acid sequence MRFTLATPEIRREPVEGLLAGAAEVDITPPPGLPKAGYSRNARTGVGYRGRLRARVLHLQTGTTALAIVQCDLLGGSAVLQRAVAAATGFPLAGLFLGATHTHGAPGQFLGTDLYNGFASNRPGFDPVWTKFLVAQISEGLTRAVDTRRPARLAVGATEVWGLTRNRSLPAHVRNPVPDQRTAPQRAYAAVNPRLHLLRVDGTDGDPLAALVVFGVHGTGLPMSNSVYNADLWAYVYEELQARLGPAPVVGALQGTHADVAPALRPGRAGDVEAARIGRGIGAAAADLWATLEPELRDDPALGAGFREAGTEALPTPALGAALIAGAYENETPVVHRIPPFRAGTPKPHSATDPHGAKWVLGSRWLQPVVMPARRFPRTLPVQVLRIGSTLLVGQPFEITVDAGRRVASAVTAATGLDDVVVTSVANEYAGYCTTPEEYSRQHYEGGHTLYGPGTAKFLAAQAAELAAAVGDDDMITEAPIQRTFDLPARRYWPERSDALVDPRPAGPARFVDVTADQDAYWEQGWYDAPPGDLTWNEPIARVERAPGWETLIDDSSCALEVRYAGKNRYLVRWHAPELRDDREYRFVVRGLALRPFN; translated from the coding sequence ATGCGGTTCACGCTGGCGACGCCGGAGATCCGCCGCGAGCCGGTGGAGGGGTTGCTCGCGGGGGCGGCCGAGGTCGACATCACGCCTCCGCCCGGCCTTCCGAAAGCCGGCTACTCCCGCAACGCCCGCACCGGCGTCGGGTACCGCGGCCGGCTGCGCGCCCGGGTGCTGCACCTGCAGACCGGCACGACCGCGCTCGCGATCGTGCAGTGCGACCTGCTCGGCGGGTCGGCGGTGCTGCAGCGCGCGGTCGCGGCCGCGACCGGCTTCCCGCTGGCCGGGCTGTTCCTCGGCGCCACCCACACCCACGGCGCCCCGGGCCAGTTCCTCGGCACCGACCTCTACAACGGCTTCGCGTCGAACCGGCCGGGCTTCGACCCGGTCTGGACGAAATTTCTGGTCGCCCAGATTTCCGAAGGCCTGACAAGAGCGGTAGACACCCGCCGGCCGGCCCGGCTCGCGGTCGGCGCGACCGAGGTCTGGGGCCTGACCCGCAACCGGTCGCTCCCGGCCCACGTCCGCAACCCGGTCCCCGACCAGCGGACGGCCCCGCAACGCGCCTACGCCGCGGTGAACCCCCGCCTGCACCTGCTGCGGGTCGACGGCACGGACGGCGACCCGCTCGCCGCCCTCGTGGTCTTCGGCGTCCACGGCACCGGCCTCCCGATGAGCAACAGCGTCTACAACGCCGACCTCTGGGCCTACGTCTACGAGGAACTCCAGGCCCGGTTGGGCCCCGCCCCGGTGGTCGGTGCCCTTCAAGGCACCCATGCCGACGTGGCGCCAGCGCTGCGTCCGGGGCGGGCGGGTGACGTCGAGGCGGCGCGGATCGGGCGCGGTATCGGGGCGGCCGCGGCCGACCTGTGGGCCACGCTGGAGCCCGAACTCCGCGACGACCCGGCCCTGGGCGCCGGATTCCGCGAAGCCGGCACCGAGGCGTTACCGACCCCCGCGCTGGGGGCCGCGCTGATCGCCGGGGCGTACGAGAACGAGACCCCGGTCGTGCACCGGATCCCGCCGTTCCGGGCCGGGACGCCGAAGCCCCACTCGGCGACCGACCCGCACGGGGCGAAGTGGGTGCTCGGGTCCCGCTGGCTGCAGCCGGTGGTGATGCCCGCGCGCCGGTTCCCGCGCACGCTCCCGGTGCAGGTCCTGCGCATCGGTTCCACGCTGCTGGTCGGCCAGCCGTTCGAGATCACGGTGGACGCCGGGCGACGGGTCGCGTCGGCGGTGACCGCGGCGACCGGCCTGGACGACGTCGTCGTGACGTCGGTGGCCAACGAGTACGCCGGGTACTGCACGACCCCGGAGGAGTACAGCCGGCAGCACTACGAGGGCGGCCACACGCTGTACGGACCGGGCACCGCGAAGTTCCTGGCCGCTCAGGCGGCCGAACTGGCGGCCGCGGTAGGCGACGACGACATGATCACCGAGGCCCCGATCCAGCGGACGTTCGACCTACCGGCCCGCCGCTACTGGCCGGAGCGGTCCGACGCACTCGTCGACCCCCGCCCAGCCGGGCCGGCCCGGTTCGTCGACGTCACCGCCGACCAGGACGCCTACTGGGAACAGGGCTGGTACGACGCCCCACCCGGCGACCTGACCTGGAACGAGCCGATCGCCCGGGTCGAGCGCGCCCCCGGCTGGGAGACGCTCATCGACGACTCGTCCTGCGCCCTCGAGGTGCGGTACGCCGGGAAGAACCGCTACCTCGTCCGCTGGCACGCCCCCGAGCTCCGGGACGACCGCGAATACCGCTTCGTGGTGCGCGGCCTGGCCCTGCGTCCGTTCAACTAG
- a CDS encoding PIG-L deacetylase family protein, translating into MSFPPSVRPIDDVQRVLVVTAHPDDVDFSAAGTIATWTKAGIEVAYAIATSGGAGGFDDTPREEMTALRESEQRAAAAVVGVTDVTFLGYPDGALYVTDDLRRDITRQIRRVRPDRIVTTSPVRDWARVPAAHGDHVRIGEATFDAVYPDARNPFAHETLLRDEGLEAWTVREMWFSGTPTADHGVDITDVFEQKLTALREHRSQLPGDFEAMRERLLQWNGANAKAAGLPDGRLAELFSVISTA; encoded by the coding sequence GTGAGTTTCCCGCCCTCGGTACGCCCGATCGACGACGTCCAGCGCGTGCTGGTCGTCACCGCACACCCCGACGACGTCGACTTCAGCGCCGCGGGCACGATCGCAACCTGGACGAAGGCCGGCATCGAGGTCGCCTACGCCATCGCCACCAGCGGCGGCGCCGGCGGCTTCGACGACACCCCGCGCGAGGAGATGACCGCGCTCCGCGAATCCGAGCAGCGGGCCGCGGCCGCGGTCGTCGGCGTCACCGACGTCACGTTCCTCGGCTACCCCGACGGCGCGCTCTACGTCACCGACGACCTGCGGCGGGACATCACCCGGCAGATCCGCCGGGTGCGCCCCGACCGGATCGTCACGACGTCGCCGGTCCGCGACTGGGCCCGCGTACCCGCGGCCCACGGCGACCACGTCCGCATCGGCGAGGCGACGTTCGACGCGGTCTACCCGGACGCCCGCAACCCGTTCGCGCACGAGACACTGCTGCGCGACGAGGGCCTCGAGGCGTGGACGGTCCGCGAGATGTGGTTCAGCGGCACTCCCACCGCCGACCACGGTGTCGACATCACCGACGTGTTCGAGCAGAAGCTGACCGCGCTGCGTGAGCACCGCAGCCAGTTGCCGGGCGACTTCGAGGCGATGCGCGAGCGGCTCCTCCAATGGAACGGCGCCAACGCGAAGGCCGCCGGCCTCCCCGACGGCCGCCTGGCCGAACTCTTCTCGGTGATCTCAACGGCCTGA
- the nuoN gene encoding NADH-quinone oxidoreductase subunit NuoN gives MNIDAPKLDYAALSPMLILLGAACVGILVEAFVPRRARHWVQVVLSLAALIAAFVAVVLQAKTETITAAGAVAIDGPALFLSGSIIVLGAVSVLLMAERSLDSGSAFVAQAAVVAGSAPDRKLASEPTSHTEAFPLALFALGGMVLFVSANDLLIMFIALEVLSLPLYLLCALARRRRLLSQEAAVKYFLLGAFASAFFLYGVALIYGYAGSVDLAAIHDAVNGSPANDVLLFVGLAMLLIGLLFKAGVVPFHSWTPDVYQGAPTPVTALMAACTKVAAFGAILRVFYVAFQSTKWDWRPVLIAIAMLTMVVGAVLAVTQTDIKRLLAYSSIANAGFILTGVVALNERGVSSTLFYLAAYGFTTIGAFAVVMLVRDADGEATHLSRWAGLGRRSPLYAGVMTVFLLAFAGLPLTSGFISKFAVFAAAIDGGSVALVIVGVIASMILAFPYLRVIVLMYLSDPAEDGPTVSVPGGFTAAALTIGVLATVALGVVPTQLLDLAGEAAQFVR, from the coding sequence ATGAACATCGATGCTCCCAAGCTGGATTACGCGGCGCTCTCGCCGATGCTGATCCTCCTCGGGGCGGCGTGCGTCGGGATCCTGGTCGAGGCGTTCGTGCCCCGCCGGGCCCGGCACTGGGTTCAGGTCGTCCTCTCGCTGGCCGCGTTGATCGCCGCGTTCGTCGCGGTCGTGCTCCAGGCCAAGACCGAGACGATCACCGCCGCCGGCGCGGTCGCCATCGACGGACCCGCGCTGTTCCTGTCGGGCAGCATCATCGTGCTCGGCGCGGTCAGCGTGCTGCTGATGGCCGAGCGGTCGCTGGACTCCGGCAGCGCGTTCGTCGCCCAGGCGGCGGTCGTCGCGGGCTCCGCGCCCGACCGGAAACTGGCCAGCGAGCCGACCTCGCACACCGAGGCATTCCCGCTCGCGCTGTTCGCGCTCGGCGGCATGGTGCTGTTCGTCTCGGCGAACGACCTGCTGATCATGTTCATAGCGCTGGAAGTGCTCTCGCTGCCGCTCTACCTGCTCTGCGCGCTGGCTCGCCGCCGTCGCCTGCTCAGCCAGGAGGCCGCGGTCAAGTACTTCCTGCTCGGGGCGTTCGCGTCGGCGTTCTTCCTGTACGGCGTCGCGCTGATCTACGGCTACGCCGGCTCGGTCGACCTGGCCGCGATCCACGACGCGGTCAACGGGTCCCCGGCCAACGACGTGCTGCTCTTCGTCGGTCTGGCGATGCTGCTGATCGGTCTGCTGTTCAAGGCCGGCGTCGTGCCGTTCCACTCCTGGACCCCGGACGTCTACCAGGGCGCGCCGACGCCGGTGACCGCGCTGATGGCGGCCTGCACGAAGGTCGCGGCGTTCGGTGCGATCCTGCGGGTGTTCTACGTGGCGTTCCAGTCGACGAAGTGGGACTGGCGGCCGGTGCTCATCGCGATCGCGATGCTGACGATGGTCGTGGGCGCGGTGCTGGCGGTCACCCAGACCGACATCAAGCGCCTGCTGGCCTACTCGTCGATCGCCAACGCCGGGTTCATCCTGACCGGCGTCGTCGCGCTGAACGAGCGGGGCGTCTCGTCCACGCTGTTCTACCTGGCCGCGTACGGCTTCACGACGATCGGCGCGTTCGCCGTCGTGATGCTGGTCCGCGACGCGGACGGCGAGGCGACCCACCTGTCCCGCTGGGCCGGGCTCGGCCGCCGTTCGCCGCTCTACGCCGGCGTGATGACGGTGTTCCTGCTGGCGTTCGCCGGCCTGCCGCTGACCAGCGGTTTCATCTCGAAGTTCGCGGTGTTCGCGGCGGCGATCGACGGTGGCTCGGTGGCGCTGGTCATCGTCGGCGTGATCGCCAGCATGATCCTCGCATTTCCGTATTTGCGAGTCATCGTGCTCATGTACCTGTCCGACCCTGCTGAGGACGGTCCGACCGTTTCGGTCCCCGGTGGTTTCACCGCTGCGGCCCTGACGATCGGGGTGCTCGCCACAGTTGCTTTGGGCGTGGTCCCGACTCAACTGCTCGACCTCGCCGGCGAGGCGGCACAATTTGTTCGATGA
- the nuoL gene encoding NADH-quinone oxidoreductase subunit L yields the protein MEYVEPTGSLSLLWLLIALPLAGAAVLLLAGRFANAWGHLLGCATVGIAFVLGVVQFFALRGADDGAREVSQHLFTFIDVGGLKVDAGLLYDPLSAVFVLLITGVGFLIHVYSIGYMSHDEGRRRFFGFLNLFVAAMLLLVLGNSFVALYVGWEGVGLASYLLIAFWYTRPEAATAAKKAFIMNRVGDVGLALGIFLLFAKLGDTSFEGVFSSVDKLSSTTVTILALLLLLGACGKSGQFPLQAWLPDAMAGPTPVSALIHAATMVTAGVYLIARAHPIYDLSETGQTVVCVIGALTLLIGCIIGCAKDDIKKVLAYSTVSQIGYMFLAVGLGGEAYALGIIHLLAHGFFKAGLFLGAGSVMHGMNDQVDIRRFGGLAKYMPITATTFGLGFLAIIGIPPLSGFFSKDPIIEHAFDRPGWSGWLFGTVALVGAGLTAFYMTRLFVLTFLGKPRWTTDEEGGAPHPHESPLSMTVPMILLAIGSVAGGFLLTQGDRTSNWLHPVLVGEGAEAPEAAHKLEPVVISGLVILVVLIGVALAFLIFRRGTARAEQPANQLVVAARRNLYADAFNEAVFMRPGQWLTRALVYVDSRGVDGLVNGLSAAVGGGSGRLRRLQTGFVRSYALTMLGGAVVVLASLLVVRLG from the coding sequence GTGGAGTACGTAGAGCCGACGGGGTCTCTCTCCCTGCTCTGGTTGCTGATCGCGCTGCCACTGGCCGGCGCCGCCGTGCTGCTGCTGGCCGGCCGGTTCGCGAACGCCTGGGGGCACCTGCTCGGGTGCGCCACCGTCGGCATCGCGTTCGTGCTGGGCGTCGTCCAGTTCTTCGCGTTGCGGGGGGCTGACGACGGGGCCCGGGAGGTCTCCCAGCACCTGTTCACGTTCATCGACGTCGGTGGGCTGAAGGTCGACGCCGGTCTGCTCTACGACCCGCTCTCCGCGGTGTTCGTGCTGCTGATCACCGGCGTCGGCTTCCTCATCCACGTGTACTCGATCGGGTACATGTCGCACGACGAGGGCCGGCGACGCTTCTTCGGGTTCCTGAACCTGTTCGTCGCGGCGATGCTCCTGCTCGTCCTGGGCAACAGCTTCGTGGCGCTCTACGTCGGCTGGGAGGGCGTCGGTCTGGCGTCGTACCTGCTGATCGCGTTCTGGTACACGCGCCCGGAGGCCGCGACCGCGGCCAAGAAGGCGTTCATCATGAACCGCGTCGGCGACGTCGGCCTGGCGCTGGGCATCTTCCTGCTGTTCGCGAAGCTCGGCGACACGTCGTTCGAGGGCGTGTTCAGCTCGGTCGACAAGCTCTCGTCGACCACGGTGACGATCCTCGCGCTGCTGCTCCTGCTCGGCGCCTGCGGTAAGTCGGGCCAGTTCCCGCTGCAGGCCTGGCTCCCGGACGCGATGGCCGGCCCGACGCCGGTGTCCGCGCTGATCCACGCGGCGACGATGGTCACCGCCGGCGTCTACCTGATCGCCCGGGCCCACCCGATCTACGACCTGAGCGAGACCGGGCAGACCGTGGTCTGCGTCATCGGCGCGCTCACGCTGCTGATCGGATGCATCATCGGCTGCGCCAAGGACGACATCAAGAAGGTCCTGGCCTACTCGACGGTCAGCCAGATCGGCTACATGTTCCTGGCCGTCGGGCTGGGCGGCGAGGCCTACGCGCTGGGCATCATCCACCTGCTCGCGCACGGCTTCTTCAAGGCCGGCCTGTTCCTCGGCGCCGGCTCGGTCATGCACGGGATGAACGACCAGGTCGACATCCGGCGGTTCGGTGGCCTGGCCAAGTACATGCCGATCACCGCGACGACGTTCGGCCTCGGCTTCCTGGCGATCATCGGCATCCCGCCGCTCTCCGGGTTCTTCTCCAAGGACCCGATCATCGAGCACGCCTTCGACCGGCCGGGCTGGTCCGGCTGGCTGTTCGGCACGGTGGCGCTGGTCGGCGCCGGGCTGACCGCGTTCTACATGACGCGGCTGTTCGTCCTGACGTTCCTGGGCAAGCCGCGGTGGACCACCGACGAAGAGGGCGGGGCCCCGCACCCGCACGAGTCGCCGCTCTCGATGACCGTTCCGATGATCCTGCTGGCGATCGGCTCGGTGGCCGGCGGTTTCCTGCTCACCCAGGGCGACCGGACGTCGAACTGGCTGCACCCGGTGCTGGTGGGTGAGGGGGCCGAGGCGCCCGAGGCCGCGCACAAGCTCGAGCCGGTCGTGATCTCCGGCCTGGTCATCCTCGTCGTGCTGATCGGGGTGGCGCTGGCCTTCCTGATCTTCCGCCGCGGCACCGCCCGGGCCGAGCAGCCGGCGAACCAGCTCGTGGTGGCGGCCCGGCGGAACCTCTACGCCGACGCGTTCAACGAGGCCGTGTTCATGCGGCCGGGCCAGTGGCTCACCCGGGCCCTGGTGTACGTCGACAGCCGTGGGGTGGACGGGTTGGTCAACGGCCTCTCCGCCGCGGTGGGGGGTGGCTCCGGCCGCCTCCGTCGCCTGCAGACCGGGTTCGTCCGGTCGTATGCCCTGACGATGCTCGGAGGTGCGGTCGTGGTGCTGGCGTCGCTGCTGGTGGTGCGGCTCGGATGA
- a CDS encoding NADH-quinone oxidoreductase subunit M: MNGPWLPVLTVLPLVGAVVLAFLPRGADRLAKLVAIGWSLVVLVLTIIICAGFDPDGDRFQFVSSYTWIPSFGTRLDFGVDGIALVMLALIAVLTPIVMLASWHESGAGRRSVRTYYSLMLALQACMIGVFVATDVFFFYVWFEAMLVPMYFLIGSYGGAQRQYAAVKFFLYSLVGGLFMLASVIGLYVVSARELGEGTFAFDKLAGMDMSTAAGRWIWLGFFVAFAVKAPLFPFHTWLPDAGGQAPIGAAVLLVGVMDKVGTFGFLRYNLPLFPEASRFFAPLVIVLGIIGILYAALLAIGQHDMKRLVAYTSVAHFGFIAIGVFAFTTQGGSGAVLYMVNHGIATGALFLVVGFLIARRGSTLISDYGGVGRLVPWIYGAFFITGMASLALPMTNSFVSEFLVLIGVFSRNPTAGVVATLGIVVAALYVLWMIQRTMHGPLNPSLGEKPSWRDLSRREAWVIAPLLVLIIGLGVYPKPLLDVINPAVKATLTDVGKQDPQPTEVAGGNR; this comes from the coding sequence ATGAACGGTCCCTGGCTCCCCGTACTGACTGTTCTCCCGCTCGTCGGGGCGGTCGTCCTGGCGTTCCTGCCGCGCGGTGCGGATCGGCTCGCCAAGCTGGTCGCCATCGGCTGGTCGCTGGTCGTCCTGGTGCTGACGATCATCATCTGCGCCGGCTTCGACCCGGACGGCGACCGGTTCCAGTTCGTCAGCTCGTACACCTGGATCCCGTCGTTCGGCACCCGGCTGGACTTCGGCGTCGACGGCATCGCGCTGGTGATGCTCGCGCTGATCGCGGTGCTGACGCCGATCGTCATGCTGGCGTCCTGGCACGAGTCCGGCGCCGGACGTCGTTCGGTGCGCACGTACTACTCGCTGATGCTGGCCCTGCAGGCCTGCATGATCGGCGTCTTCGTCGCGACCGACGTGTTCTTCTTCTACGTCTGGTTCGAGGCCATGCTCGTCCCGATGTACTTCCTGATCGGGTCGTACGGCGGGGCGCAGCGTCAGTACGCGGCGGTGAAGTTCTTCCTTTACTCGCTCGTCGGCGGCCTGTTCATGCTGGCCAGCGTCATCGGGCTGTACGTGGTGAGCGCCCGCGAGCTCGGCGAGGGCACGTTCGCCTTCGACAAGCTGGCCGGGATGGACATGTCGACGGCCGCCGGGCGGTGGATCTGGCTCGGGTTCTTCGTCGCGTTCGCGGTGAAGGCGCCGCTGTTCCCGTTCCACACCTGGCTGCCGGACGCCGGTGGCCAGGCGCCGATCGGGGCGGCCGTGCTGCTCGTCGGCGTGATGGACAAGGTCGGGACGTTCGGCTTCCTGCGGTACAACCTGCCGCTGTTCCCGGAGGCGTCCCGGTTCTTCGCGCCGCTGGTGATCGTGCTCGGCATCATCGGCATCCTCTACGCCGCACTGCTGGCCATCGGCCAGCACGACATGAAGCGCCTGGTGGCCTACACCTCGGTGGCCCACTTCGGGTTCATCGCGATCGGCGTCTTCGCGTTCACCACTCAGGGTGGCTCGGGCGCGGTGCTCTACATGGTCAACCACGGCATCGCGACCGGCGCGCTGTTCCTGGTCGTCGGGTTCCTGATCGCGCGCCGGGGCTCGACGTTGATCAGCGACTACGGGGGCGTCGGGCGGCTCGTCCCGTGGATCTACGGCGCGTTCTTCATCACCGGTATGGCGTCGCTGGCGCTGCCGATGACGAACTCGTTCGTCAGCGAGTTCCTGGTTCTGATCGGGGTGTTCTCGCGCAACCCCACCGCCGGCGTGGTGGCGACGCTCGGCATCGTGGTGGCCGCCCTGTACGTGCTCTGGATGATCCAGCGGACGATGCACGGCCCGCTGAACCCCTCGCTCGGGGAGAAGCCGTCGTGGCGTGACCTGAGCCGGCGCGAGGCCTGGGTCATCGCGCCGCTGCTCGTCCTGATCATCGGGCTCGGCGTCTACCCGAAGCCGCTGCTCGACGTCATCAACCCGGCGGTCAAGGCCACGCTGACCGACGTCGGCAAGCAAGACCCGCAACCGACTGAAGTGGCCGGAGGAAACCGATGA